ACCAAGGAACTTGGACGGCGAAACGAATAGCGCTAATGAGTGAGTTTGAATTTAGCTTTGGCTTGATGAAAAGTATTGGAGGTACAGATGGAGGATGGATACACACTGCATTATTACTAATAAATCGGCTTCTGTACCCTTTACAGCACTGTAAATCAACACTGTAGCTTATTGCCTATAAGCTTTTTTCCTCTTCTGCTGGGGAAAGGGTCTTTCAGGCCTTTCTGTCAGCTTTTAATGTAACTCTCTCCCATGTGCATACACTTTTTAATAAGCCATCAGACACGGACACCTGAGTGGCATCGGTGCAGTTAGCTCCTGAATCATGTGATTGAGTCTGGTGTGTCTTGGTATACAGGATTAATTGAAATGAACCGAGTCGTTTGGTTTTAAAGTTCATAATGTTTAGCCTTTGTTACAGGTCAAAATGCTCTGTTGCTACTGCAACTCATGCTAGTGGCTTTTGTCTGGTGCAGTGGAGGAACGTTAAGAGATGCTTTTGTTACAGTTGTACTGTCATTTGAAAAAGGAATAAAATTCTCACCAAAATATACCAATAGTAGCAGGCATAGGTcgttattacatttaaactacaacTTCTCATTAGCTGGGTCAGTGTCTTAGCTTTGATGTGACGTGAacctgactttttttcttttacccaaTACACTACTTTTAGTAAAAGTACCTTCATTGCTAATTGAGTGAAGCCATGAATGGTCTCCCGGCAAATTAAAGCAGTTAAGCTTGTGCCAATAACCAACTGTATCGTGCTTTACTGCAGCCTGAGGATACAGCTGACCTTATACACTGACTTATCAATTTGAATggctagaaaaaaaacagtaacactggTGTGAATGTCTTAGTTTACATGTTGTTCATCTTCATCCTCTTCTGTCACTCTCTGTCGTTTCCATCTACACTGTTCATATAGCACCATGAGACACAGTGTCCGTTTTGGTGTGACATGAATAAATATGCAAGACATGGTAATTTTTTGTCTCAGAAATGGAAAAGAGACAATCTTTATGTTACTGGTTACAAATACTTAGCATAGTTGGGGTAGAGATAATGAAAAAAGATCAGTGATTCGTTCACTTAGATGAACTTTGAATCCCTGTTACACTGTCATAACTACTTGCCATTAAGCACTGTTGTTTTTCGTTCGTCTTGTTCggtttgtaaatatttttctgttctgtATGTCTCTTGTCCTAATTGCTTGGTTTAGCCAGGCCTTTTTGCACCTTCTTTGGATTTGCCTGTTCAGAGTATTCCTATATGATATATGTTGAGAGATTTGCTGGCAATCTGGAAttgttcttttattaattataataaacatctGTTTAATTTCCttggttttccttttttttaaaaaaaaaaaaaaaagaagaaaaaaaaggagatttgtgatttattataaacgaatgacaaaataaattggattaaaaaataaaaatgtcagaggatttgattatactgtaaaaattctCCTGATGgctatataaatatgaattatgttgTCTTTATTGGTCTGTTTTTGCTTATATCAGCTTCAGTGTGCGGCTCTCCTCTCAATGTTTGATAAAATGGTACTCTTTTATGGGGTAACACTTTactaaagggatactccaccccaaaatgaaaattttgtctttaatcacttacccccatgttgttacaaacccctaaaagcttcgtttgtttagggaacacaatttaagatgaaaaccgggaggcctgtgactgtcccatagactgccaagtaaataacagtgttaaggggcggtcacactgcacttttcattCCATcaacttccattcatacgcatgtgaatgcgtcagaccggaaacgcaagctcatgcgaaaaatttcgcattttgctgcgttccaaagttcaagtttggtgaactctgacctgcgaattcaaATCACATGAAGAGGTGTGACCAGTAGAAGATCGATACatcactgcgtgacctctctgtacagaaataaaaaaaatggaggaaacgctcgtttttgctgtattttagcGTTGGATCTTTgtaggatttttaaaatattataagaatTGCTGATTTTATCGGTGTGTCAATGGAAACATGAACATATGGTACATTTGAATGCGGacacattttctatatatatatatattttttttgcgaTGTGCTTGTACCGTGTCTTTTGTGAAGGCGTTGCGTCTtatattgttctctctctctctccttcgcAAAAgacacagtacaagcacattgGAATCCATGTTGGGATAACTGTGGGGAAACTcctgctcccgcccatattcgcaTCAGCAGCCAAAAAAATTTTGCAcattcaaagtctagtgtgaccgcacctttaaggtccataaaaggtaggaaagtcgtcttcagaatactccatctgccatcagacgtggaATCTGGGTTAtctgaagcgacgggaacactttttgtaagcgaagaatataaaaaaaacgactttatttaacaattcctttttcaacagtctcctctgtgtctctccatatcaccgtatgctgtgtatgctcttctgtatcatccgcgccacaaaaagtgttcccgtcgcttcatataacccaaatTGCACAGTTTGTGTTGGTTGGGGTATTTTTACGGaggattttatacattttatggaccttgacactgttatttatttggcagtctatggaacagtcacaggcctcccggttttcatccaaaatatcttaaattgtgttccgaagatgaacaaagcttttatgggtttggaacgacatggaggtaagtgattaaagacaaaattttcattttggggtggagtatccctttaagttcagcttaatttgtgatttgtttttaattaacattgctgtttttactgcattaatCTAGGTTAATATAAATGAGCATGCTTAGTTTtgaaaatttgtaaattattaaaatgttaacttcAAATTTCAGGGAGTAATTTCATGTCAAAGAGGTTCAGCCGACAAAAAAAAGAGACTCCCTGTATAAGTATTGACCATTGACCTTACTCCGAGTATAAGCATAAATAAGTATGACCAGTTTTGacagaaatacaacaaagaattttatttttgaaaatggtatTTCATTAATATGCTATAATAATATGGTTAAACAAAACTAGCATACAATTGTTAAAGCTCAGAACATAAAAACGTACTACAAGAGAACAAATGTTGAAGTTCTACTTTGCCGTGTGACCGTAACAAGTCAAAGAGTATCAAAGTAAAAACCAATCTTGAGCTGACTGTACACAGTGATACTGATGTGCTAGGAAATGGCAAACCTATTTACAAACACAAATGTCAAGACCACGTCAAGAAAGACCGTTAATAACCAATGGGGCTGACTCACAAATAGCACCTATGGTGAGACCAGACACGTCTTGGGCAAACAAACACTGAAGAGTAACAGCTGCTGGCATGTCTTTATAAAACCAATCGTATCAAAGCCAGTTCCGAACATCAAATAAGGCCTATATCTTACACCTCTTTTACCATGGGGCTAGATACAGTCATGCGTTCAATGACCACCTGCATTGACAGAtgtataaaattgttattttcttAATAATCTGTTAAGGcagtaatattttaacattagttatatatacataaaattacgAATCGTGGAATACATCAGGACGTTTTTTGAGACAGCAACAGCATCGAACAAAACCAACTCAGTATGATAGACTAAACACTGTAATCTACACAGGATGGGGGGGGGGCATCAGGACGTTTTTTGTGTAAAGAACACTATTTCACATGTATGAATATCAGACTGAGAACATGATCTGAATGTTTCTGTCAATAGAAAGCATGAAGAGTAGTCACCTGTCGAGCACACTGAGACAGCAGTGTTCTATTTGCTTCATCTAAAATACGCTGAAACCTATGTAGATTACAGTTTATACTGTTGCTTCTTACAAATGTTTCTGACAGTTTTCCTTTGCcatcttaaaaaaagaagaagaacaaaacaagcaTACCAATGGCCACGACTGATATTGACTGTCCCTTACAtcttttgcgtgtgtgtgtgtgtgtgtctagtttTTGTCATccttcttctcttcctcttcaGTGGGGTATGAATGCCAGGTGAGACGTTCCTCGTAAAAGGAGATGACCACTTGTGGACACTTTACATTCGCCTCCTTGGCTGGTACTAGATCGGCTTCATCAGAGTTTTTcctgtaatataaaaatacaaaagaagacATTAACAACTAATCGGCTATTTCTCATCTGAGAAGGGTTTCTTGAGTAGAGAAAACTGAGGGCAATtgtaaaatttacatttcattcaacTCACAGACAACTCAAAATACACCAAGCCATGTTTTGGCATATGTGCCAAAAATAACAGCTCCAGTAagtctaatatttatatactattaatattctTTATCAGATGTTAATTACATCACAATTATCCCCGTTATGGAGGTGATTGCAAGGGTACTACTACATTTCAAGCGTGTGAAATTGATTTGGTCCTGGAAATGAAATTTGGCAACAGGATATGATttcatctgtttttaataaataataaataatgatttaatgatttccCTCAACACTGCAAATCATACAGCTGTATGAATGTGCAGGTCAgggttcaccaaacttgaactttagTATCCAGAGGAAGATGAAGCTTGCACTTCCACTCTCTGGCGTTCACATGTGTATGAATGGAAGAGAATGGAGTCTTAGGTGGCCACACTTAAAAGGTATAgttcacattaaaaatgaaaattctgtcatgatataatcacccccatgtcattccaacctgtacaaaaaaaaaaaaaaaaagatactctGAAAATTGCCTCAATGTCTCACTAtacctccttttgtgttccacagaacatgaaggtgagtaaatgacagaatttttatttttagatgaaataCCCCTTTAACAGTGAATGGGGACAATTGTAATGCTttgaaaataaaccattttacaGCAATATAGCAAGTTGTAATGGCAAGGTCAATGCATAAATTTGTATGCTGCATAAACTATGTATATCTTAAATATACTGTTTGCATGCGTATTTAACATAGTGTGTATTTATGTCTCTTATGCAAaccaagacagcatttatttgatcaaaaatacagtaaaaaatatatatatatatataaatgttttacattttgtctcctatattcatttttatcctattttaacattttaaaattattataatataactgaatatttttatcatgtaatttattcctatgatggtaaagctgaatttgcagcagcaattacttcagtcttcagcatcccgtgattcttcagaaatcatgcgaatatgctgatttcatgctcaagaaacatttcttatcattatcaatattgaaaatactGGACATTTCAAAGACCAGCGTTTATTTCaaatagtaatcttttgtaacattataaatgtctgtcttTACTGCCATTTAAGTacttcttgctgaataaaagtattaatttctttcaacaaaaataaataaatgttactgaccccaaacatttaaacaatagttAAATAGCATAGTTTCAATATGAAGGCATCAAAACTTTAGAAACCAaaggaccaaaaaaataaaaaataaactcacaGTGATACAAATcattcttttttcccctctcacgCAGTgcatatacaaacccgattccaataAAGTTGGGAcagtgtacaaattgtgaataaaaacagaatgcaatgatgtggaagtttcaaatttcaatattttattcagaatacaacatagatgacatataaaaagtttaaactgagaaaatgtataattttaagggaaaaataagttgattttaaatttcatggcatcaacacatctcaaaaaagttgggacaaggccatgtttaccactgtgtggcatcccctcttaattttataacagtctgcaaatgtctggggactgaggagacaagtttcTCAAGTTCAGGAATAGGAATGTTCTCCCATAGTTGTCTactacaggcttctagttgctcaactgtcttaggtcttctttgtcgcatcttcctctttatgatgcgccaaatgttttctatgggtgaaagatctggactgcaggctggccatttcagtacccgaatccttcttctacgcagccatgatgctgtaattgatgcagtatgtggtctggcattgtcatgttggaaaatgcaaggtcttccctgaaagagacgacgtctggatgggagcatatgttgttctagaacttggatatacctttctgcattgatggtgcctttccagatgtgtaagctgcccatgccacacacactcatgcaaccccataccatcagagatgcaggtttctgaactgagcgctgataacaacttgggttgtccttgtcctctttagtccggatgacatggcgtcccagttttccaaaaagaacttcaaattttgattagtCTGACCACAGAAAGGTTTTCCACTTtaccacagtccattttaaatgagccttggcccagagaaaacgcctgcgcttctggatcatgcttagatatggctttttttttgacctatagagttttagccggcaatggtgaatggcacggtggattgtgttctccgacaatgttttctggaagtattcctgagcccatgttgtgatttccatttggcgaatggcacggtggattgtgttcaccgacaatgttttctggaggTATTGGTGATCCAGTGttgttttccggccttgacccttacgcacagagattgttccagattctctgaatctttggataatattatgcactgtagatgatgataacatcaaactctttgcaatttttgtctgagaaactcctttctgatattgctcccctatttttcgccgcagcattgggggaattagtgatcctctgcccatcttgacttctgagagacactgccactctgagaggctctttttatacccaatcacgttgccaactgacctaataagttgcaaattggtcctccagctgttccttatatgtacatttaacttttccggcctcttattgctacatgtcccaacttttttggaatgtgtagctctcatgaaatccaaaatgagccaatatttggcatgacatttcaaaatgtctcacattcaacatttgatatgttatctatattctattgtgaataaaatataaggtttttgagatttgtaaattattccattccttttttactcacaatttgtacagtgtcccaacttttttggaatcgggtttgtactaaATAAATGTGGTTTGAAGAaatttggagtgttacaatcgCCCCCAGTCTCTCCTAATGCTGCTCAGGAACTGTCTCTCTAAtccaaaacttgttttttttttttacgggtAACAATTTCTATACAAACCATTTCATGAGGAACATGAGTTCTCCACTTGAGTCTGtagcaccaataatcctctcaGGATCCAAACCACGTGCAAAACCTCTGAGTTTCTCAGGCTAAATTAAGAGAGATGGCATGTAAGACACTGTTTAGCCCATTCAATTTCTTTtggttttctaatgttttaaagacACTTCCTGACCAGCTTATAGACATGGAATGATGTAGACATCACAGATTCTCAGATCTTCATGCCTCTTACCTCATCCTTGCGCTTTTTGGTCTCCTTTCCATCGCCGTCTGACTCGGCCCGCCTCTTGCCTCCAGATTCAGCCGTTTTCTGTGACTTCAGAAATTCTGCTATGAGGTCAGGACAGTCTAGGTTTTCCTCTGGTTCCCAGGTGTTGTCCTCGctgaggaaaataaataaataaacaccaggattttcacacaaaatcaagTTGAAATCTAACTGCGGCTGCTCACTCAGAAAAGCCTTTCCACTTGAGGAAATACTCCACTCTTCCCTTCACCACACGCCGATCCAGGACCTTCTCCACAACAtactcctcttcttcttcctccaccACTTCTTCCACTttctttttgttctgtttcttcccTGCTGTTGATTGCTTGGTTTCAGATTGAGTAACTGGAGCTGGATACATGAATGGTGGGTggacaatacataaataaacatacaagtTGACCTAAATCATTTACCACAGTTTATGTCAAAATACCACagttacaacagttattgttccTACAGCAAAATATGAGTTACATGGTACCAGCAACTActgccatcacaaaaaaaaaaaaaaaattaaagggacagtgcactCAAAATAAAACTTCAGCCATTATTTACACACAAAATGTGATGTCATTCgctttcatgtaatatttttccatacaataaaaatgaagaagGCTGTCGTCCTCCATAAcaactcattttgtgttccacagaagaaaataagccGTACGGGTTTgagacaacatgagggtgaataaataaaggGCAGTGCTGGGTAGTCACATGTCatttggattacataatcagaataattagactaaattacattttaaaaagcttataatCAAATTTAAACTACTGTTTtcatggattacatgattacatattatttacacactactttgacaaaaaaatatttaaatagaccCTGTGTGatttaaagttaacatttcaatatcaatattattaatatattaataattcaagTTTTCTGAGGTCAGTCAGTCAATGGTCAACATACTGCGATGCaggcaaataaatataaaaatagttatattttaaagtatctttttctCACCtatcttttttcacatttttaatagtatttctttaaatttacattttgattcTTCAATAAATTAGCTTTTCATCAGCTCACAAGCCCCTTGCAGTTccttcactatatatatatatatatatatatatatatatatatatatatatatatatatatatatatatataaatttcttcAACATGGTATAAAACAGTCCCATTCAAATGTATGTGATAAACGAGACAGTTATCTAAAAGTAACCAAAAAGTAATAAGACTACATTATTTTCAGGTAATCTGTAGTCAGCAACGACCTACAATTTGCAAGTAATCTACACAGCACTGATAAcaggtgtactatccctttaaacaaaaaagatcacGAACGCATCTTATGAATTCGGATGAAATGTCATATCAATTTACTAtggttttataacaaaaaaaaataataactgtaacTATGGTATTTTGACGAATTTTGTTCGTTTCCATtgcaaactaatacaaaaaaataaaaaatccaaacctTCAGTCACAGCAGCATCGGCTGAAGGCTCTGACGTTTGGCTCATTTTTCCAAGGGCTCTTAACagctggaaatatatatatatacagatccttataaatacagataaaacaaatacattttctgaGATATATCGATCACAAATTACGTATGCATACTACACTCATCATTTCATCTGAATGTGTGTTGGTTTACCTAAGGTATGCAGCTGTACTACACATCTGCATGCATAATATGACAAACATTGTTATGCATTTGCGACGGCAGGCCAGCGCGAGCGACAAACCCCATTCTGAATAAATGCATTGCATGCTTCACGTGCTGTGCTCGATGGGATGGATAGAGCAGGACGCCGctgttttactctattttattCCTCCATGTTGTTTTAGGGAGCGCAAGCACGCTATTCGATGTCTGCTGTGGTCAAAACATCTTGCATCCTTGCCGCAGCACACTTGATCGCTGCTATTTTACCACAACAAACAATATGTTGCACGAGCCCTAAAATCGGCGGCACGCCGAAACAAACGCACTTACTTGTATCTCGCTGAGATAAAGATGAAATAAAGCTGATCTGCATGTATTTAAATCCGAGATGAATAGGTTGCAGTGATTAATTACAGACGTCTACTGTGCAGTGATGCTGCTGAATGTGGCTGTTATTCACGCCCACTTCCGTATTAGAAAGGAGACAAAACGGTGACTTCCGGTGTAATTATCTCTATGGTTTCTTTCATCATAAACGTGGATTTGCTTTATTAGATATTCTAGAGGATGGAATTATGACTGGTGTTACGCAATACTGGTCTTACGGCCTAATATCGACTACTTTCTCCACTGAAATCGTCCACTCCTCTTAGTCCTTTCTCTCCCATGTTTCTTCAAGCAGATGTGTGAGCCATCTTTACACAGCCGAGATGCAGCATCTGTGCCGCTTTGGCAGATGTTCTAGCTTTTTTCCGTGAATTTCAGAAGGGAATGTGTGAAAATGTGGGCCTCACACTTAAAACAGCCGTACACTGCCATGCAATGACACATGCTGCATTAAAGCCATACTAAATGCAGCTCTGATGCGGCTTTGCTTCCAGGTAAATTATGCAGCATTGAGACTTAATTGTTGCCAGTATCAAGTTTCAATGTCCAAAAcatctgtatgtatgtgtaaatacACCTTTTCATGGTATATATTTAACTTCTGTCTAGTATTTGTAGAGGTCATAAACAAATATGTCCAGGTCAGGGTTCTACTTGTTATTTTCTCtgttaatcaaaaacaaataaataaacggtgaaaaaacaataaataaacttatgAAAATACAGTGTTATGTAGGTTATTTCAAGCTCATTGAAGTGAGTGTGCTGCCCATAGAAAAGCCAGCATAGTGACAGAACAACCACTGAGAGAATGAAAAGCACATCCTTAGAAACAAGGACCCAGTCTGTCCATCCCTTCAGAAGATGAGCTTTACACTTTAATTGGCACTATGTATAGCTTGCTGCTGtttatatcaattattattacatttaattaattattatttaaattataggtTATTTTAATTGGTGTATTTCCTTCGACTGTTACTGATTTTGCATTTATTGTCTATCAATAGTGCTATTTAGTAAGGAGCATTTGCATGTTCAATTGACCAAAGTGTTTTGAAAGCAGCTGATGTCGTGTTTACGACTTACCAACTCATAAATACAATCTTCCTAGGAGGACCGTAAGTTGTGTTCAGCTGGTCATGGGATCGCAGCATGACAGGCCCAATGAAGTGACCaacataatgtaaaataaaacagcttttatttggcT
This region of Cyprinus carpio isolate SPL01 chromosome B12, ASM1834038v1, whole genome shotgun sequence genomic DNA includes:
- the cbx1b gene encoding chromobox protein homolog 1b isoform X2, giving the protein MQISFISSLSQRDTTPVTQSETKQSTAGKKQNKKKVEEVVEEEEEEYVVEKVLDRRVVKGRVEYFLKWKGFSDEDNTWEPEENLDCPDLIAEFLKSQKTAESGGKRRAESDGDGKETKKRKDEPEKLRGFARGLDPERIIGATDSSGELMFLMKWKNSDEADLVPAKEANVKCPQVVISFYEERLTWHSYPTEEEEKKDDKN
- the cbx1b gene encoding chromobox protein homolog 1b isoform X1 — encoded protein: MSQTSEPSADAAVTEAPVTQSETKQSTAGKKQNKKKVEEVVEEEEEEYVVEKVLDRRVVKGRVEYFLKWKGFSDEDNTWEPEENLDCPDLIAEFLKSQKTAESGGKRRAESDGDGKETKKRKDEPEKLRGFARGLDPERIIGATDSSGELMFLMKWKNSDEADLVPAKEANVKCPQVVISFYEERLTWHSYPTEEEEKKDDKN